The Eurosta solidaginis isolate ZX-2024a chromosome 4, ASM4086904v1, whole genome shotgun sequence genome includes a window with the following:
- the LOC137248012 gene encoding regulator of nonsense transcripts 1 homolog, translated as MCNNCKKWFCNGRGNTSGLQIVNHSVRAKHREVTLHSEGPLRETVLKCYWCGVCNVYVLGFIPAQADSVVVLLCRQPCAAQNSLKDINWHQEQWKPLITDRSFLPWLVKVPTEQEQSRARQISAAQINKLEELWNENIDATFQDLEKPGIDTETSQMLLLYEDGYQYEKVFGPLVRLETEYDKNLKESQIQEGIEIRWGVGLNKKTIAYFTLVKTDSDMKLRQGAHEDTRPRSVQDISYSYNFSTPQDLHTNIFSSVATKSKQLLKKIKIKNLISSAMSVP; from the exons atgtgcaataattgcaaaaaatggttttgcaatggcCGAGGAAACACATCTGGACTTCAAATTGTTAATcattcggtgagggctaaacatagggaagtcaccctacattctgaaggtccacttagagaaacagtactaaaatgttactGGTGTGGCGTATGTAATGTATATGTATTAGGATTCATTCCAGCACAGGCTGATTCTGTTGTAGTGTTGTTATGCCG tcaacCATGTGCAGCGCAAAACTCTTTGAAAGATATAAATTGGcatcaagaacaatggaagccacttataactgatcgttcgtttttgccgtggttggttaaggtgcctaccgagcaagagcagtcgcgtgcacgacaaatatcagcagcacaaataaacaaattggaGGAATTATGGAAtgaaaatattgatgcaacatttcaggatttagaaAAGCCTGGTATAGATACTGAAACATCACAAATGCTATTGCtttatgaagatggttatcaatacgagaaagtttttggtccacttgtgcgcctagaaacagaatacgataaaaatttaaaagaatcgcaaatacaggagggtatagaaataagatggggcgttggcttaaacaaaaaaacaatagcatattttacACTTGttaaaactgattcggacatgaaactaaggcaaggtgcacacgaggatACGCGTCCTAGaagcgtacaagatatttcatatagctacaatttctctacgcctcaagatctgcacacgaataTATTTtcaagcgtcgctacaaaaagcaaacaattattgaaaaaaataaaaattaaaaatttaatttcttcagctatGTCCGTCCCctaa